TGGCGCTTATGCCCGTAAGACGCAGCCGGAGATCATCAAGAAGTACGTTGATAGTGGGAAGTTGCGCATTGAGTGGCGCGATTTTCCTGTGCTGGGTGAGGCCTCGGCGACGGCGGCTGTGGCGGCTCGCGCGGCTGGCGAGCAGGGGTTGTTTTGGGAATACAACGACGCCGTTTATGCGGCTGCCCCCGAGCGCGGCAAGGCCGATCTGTCTGAGCCTGAGCTAATGGCCTTCGCGAAAAATGTTGGGGTGCCGGACATGGCCACGTTCGCGGCGGATTTGAAGAGCCCACACTTGTTGGCCTTGGTGAAAGCGGACTTGGACGAGGGCACCGCGCTGGGGTTGAACAGCACGCCCACATTTGTCATTAATAACCAGTCGATTCCGGGCGCCCAACCCCTGGAGATTTTCTCTTCGGTCATCGACGAAGCCCTGGCACAGGTCAAGTAGCCGTGGATATTGGATATACGGGTGCTTTTCTGGGCGGGATCCTGACGCTGCTCAGTCCTTGTTCGGTCATGTTATTGCCAGCATTTTTTGCCTACGCCTTTGCCAGTCCTACCAAGTTGCTGGGGCGCACGGCGTTGTTTTATGCCGGTTTGCTGACAACGCTGGTGCCGCTGGGTCTGCTGGCCGGGTTGCTCGGTTCCCTCGTGATGCAAAACCGCGGGGTGTTGGTTACGGTGGCTGCGGGGATTGTCATTGTCATTGGTGTCTTGCAGATCATCGGCGTTCAATTTCCTGGCGTGAGCCGCAGCGCCGGTGCTGACGGCACCTCCGCGGTGTCTGTTTTTGTGCTGGGTTCTGTATACGGCGTGGCCGGCGTGTGCGCTGGGCCGATCCTTGGCTCGGTGCTGGCGGTGGCGGCCGCTGGCGGGAATCCGCTGTACGGCGGGATCATGCTGGCCATCTTCGCATTCGGGATGGCGCTGCCGTTGGGTGTTCTCTCACTGTTCTGGACCAAGCTGCGTCTGGGTCAGCGCGGTTGGCTGAAACCGCGCCGCTTCCGGGTGGGGCCATGGGAGAACTCCGTGTGGATGGTGGTTTCCGGGGTGCTATCTGTGGCGATTGGTGCGCTGCTTTTGGGAACCCAGGGGACGTCGTCGATGGGCGGGATGCTGAGCATCGATGCCCAGTATGAGGCGGAATCGTGGGTGGTGGCATTCTCCGCAGGGCTATCCAATGTGTGGTTCGGAGTGGCTGCCTTGGCGGTGCTGATCATGGCCGGTGGGTTGTACGTGTGGCGCTCACGGCGGGCGCAGAAAACACCTATCAGTTAGGCACTGCAGTGGTGACTCAGATCTATGCCCGGGCCGTTTAGGCCCGGGCCAGGATCCCCGCTAAATCGGACGACGGCGGGAGGTTGCCGTAGTTAGAGGAGCGTTCCGGTCCCAGCCGAGAGACAACAAACGCGTCCGATACCGCTGGTGGTGCGGCGCTTAGCAAACGCGCACCGAGATCTGTCTCGCTGGGGTTCTCTGACCGCGGAAGCTGTAGCCCAGTTCTACTACTTCGCCGCCTTGCCTTTCTTTTTCAATGTTTTGGGGTCGCCCTGGAAGAACTCTGTCCCGTGGAGCAGCTGGCCGGATCGGGCGAACGCATCGGCACCCTTGGCCACAACATCAAAGAGGAAGTCGTTTCCACGCCGCGGCAAGCCGTTGCCGGTGATGGTCACCGCGTGGTTGCCGTGTTCATCCAGCTCGACGGCAACCAGCACGTCAATGGTCAATTCCCAGCGCTGCAGCTTCGCCGGCAAAAGGAAGGTCGGAAAGAATTCGGTGTCAGCAACAAGGTCCTTCCAGAAGGACCCGTACCGGAGCCTGATCGGGTTCTGTCCGGGTTCCGATGTGACCCGGAACTTCTCCTTCTCCAGCACCTGGATAAACGGCAGCACCGGATGCGCCACGGAACCGTCAATCACAAAGGTGCGCGCCGGAATGCCGAACGGAATGTTCGAACCGTAAATCTTCATGGCACAACAGTATCCGCCGGCCGGCCCCCTTCAGGAACGCTGGGCCTGCGAGCGCCAACCGGCCAAAATGCTCTCCGTTTTCGGGTCGGGAGCTCCTGCATAGAAGCGGTCCAACACTTCTGTGAACAGCGGCTCCTCAGGCGCGGCTGCTTGGAAGAGTGTCATGGACGATTGAAGCTTCCTGGCATCCACCACACCGAAAATATCTTCAGCGCTGCGATCGCGAGTGCCCAGAATCAGAGAGGCACATTCCCGGAGCCGGACACCAAGAACGGGATGTACTACATAGGCAACGGCCTCGTCCATCGAGTCGATGGCATACAGCTTTGCCCAAGGGCTGGATCCAAGTTCGCTAACTTGCGGAAATACAAACCACATCCAGTGGCTCATCTTGAGCCCTGCGACCAACTCCATAGTGACGTCGCAATATATCGGATCTTGAGCTTCAATAAAACGATCAAGCTGGTGGCTCATTCAGTTGCCTCCTGTGTTGGCTGTCAACATG
The Arthrobacter alpinus genome window above contains:
- a CDS encoding thioredoxin domain-containing protein; the encoded protein is MTMKNTRNLILALVNAAVVVLTIIFVGAGAQEDRLNAAGHALNPSTAAAAEGPTAQEFTLERRTDGDPMALGAVDAPVVMIEYSDYRCPFCGAYARKTQPEIIKKYVDSGKLRIEWRDFPVLGEASATAAVAARAAGEQGLFWEYNDAVYAAAPERGKADLSEPELMAFAKNVGVPDMATFAADLKSPHLLALVKADLDEGTALGLNSTPTFVINNQSIPGAQPLEIFSSVIDEALAQVK
- a CDS encoding cytochrome c biogenesis CcdA family protein; this translates as MDIGYTGAFLGGILTLLSPCSVMLLPAFFAYAFASPTKLLGRTALFYAGLLTTLVPLGLLAGLLGSLVMQNRGVLVTVAAGIVIVIGVLQIIGVQFPGVSRSAGADGTSAVSVFVLGSVYGVAGVCAGPILGSVLAVAAAGGNPLYGGIMLAIFAFGMALPLGVLSLFWTKLRLGQRGWLKPRRFRVGPWENSVWMVVSGVLSVAIGALLLGTQGTSSMGGMLSIDAQYEAESWVVAFSAGLSNVWFGVAALAVLIMAGGLYVWRSRRAQKTPIS
- a CDS encoding DUF1810 domain-containing protein; amino-acid sequence: MSHQLDRFIEAQDPIYCDVTMELVAGLKMSHWMWFVFPQVSELGSSPWAKLYAIDSMDEAVAYVVHPVLGVRLRECASLILGTRDRSAEDIFGVVDARKLQSSMTLFQAAAPEEPLFTEVLDRFYAGAPDPKTESILAGWRSQAQRS